Within the Scomber scombrus chromosome 4, fScoSco1.1, whole genome shotgun sequence genome, the region TGTTTATAGAGGTGAAGGCTGCTCTGTAACTCTGTCACCAACAGATGGCGCCAACATGTTCCTCAGAGTCAAATACTTTACTgtaaactaaagaaaacaaatcaaactccATTGTACTGCTGTGTGTTCCTTTTATTCTAATAATacaacagatttaaaacataaataactcatcaaaagtacattttatcaAATAGAGTTGATTcggaaaacagtttttaaacataattgtactggtgtttgtttcttttatttttatcatcatcTCAACATTGCAGTTTATCAATCCATGTATACACcaccaaaatgacacacacagtctgcagaaGCTCTGTCAGaattaaacactgaattaaaataaaactatattaaaactCTTGTTtccaaagaataaaacaacacattcacaacagaaataactcatcaaaagactcaagaatataaaaatctaaatctgatgactgaaactgtcacaaaactgaaacaatcaaaGCATTCAGTACAGTGGATATATACTACTATACAATGTTGTTTAACTAAAAACAAGATGCTGATAACCAGGATAATTAACAGCTTTGATTTGTAAAGTTTGTGGCCTGATGATACAGTTTCAGTATtttatagtcatattttcttgtggactcatctttattttaagaggtgacacaactaactaactaaatcagttttttttaaagccaagaAAGCATCAGAGCAATCAGAGTATTTAATATTATCAGTAAATATTCTGTTGAAATTCATTACAAAGTCAGCATAATATCAAAAGCAGGAGTCACcatctttaatacatttattctaaagagaaaataaataaatcctgaaCGGCTCAACGtcttaaaaaaaattcagatgaGAACAAAAGTTACTTCAtgattttacacaaaaacaagaaaaaaacaaatcagatctgttgaagaacaaaagaacaaataataatcaatcagaGCCAGAATGATTTTTGATACATTGAACAACTGAGACTCTGagtttagagtaaaaaaaactgaatgaactCATCAAAAGATTGATTTCTAATTacaatgaaagtttaaaaagttccccacctgtattatttcatacagtcattactgtgtttattatatctatattatattgtgttatgaataaaaacaagatgctaCACAGTCTCAGTAATACAGTGATGATCTTATTTATTTTCGAATAATGTGATTTAAACAGATAttaaagtcttttaaaagtgactttagaagaaaaaaaactattattgaGGTtcacaagtgtttgttttttgtacattaaAACCAGTTTGGATAATTTGTTTCGTTGAGCAACAACATTCAGTGACCctcaacatgaaaacaaatctgcttcagacaaaagaaaaaataataaaaaagtaaaatcaaaatgttgataacaCAAACCTTCCTGAACATCACAGAGAAATCTCAGTTTGACAGATTTTGATTTCAGTGGTTTTAGCATCACCAGCTGGTCCAACACTGAAATAAGGgaagagtttctcagtgaaagtgTCTCTGTAAGTGTAGATGTGAGTCTCGTCTTCAGGGTCATAGAAGGACACCTCCCCCCTGTCATAGTCCAGCTGGactctgatcctctggagactcttcttctctgtgacaGTCTTACCAAGACCATTAGTGTATTTTCCATCACCATGCCATAAACACCAGATTCCATATTTTGGTGAAACAAATCGTTCTCCCTTCCTGTCAACTGACTCTTTAGCCAAACCCACATTCCAGTCAGGATGgtctcccacctccacctcccagctGTGTTTCCCTGAGCTGAAGCCCTCAGAGCCCAGAACATTGGCATACTTAAATAATCTCTCTGGATTATCAGGGAGCTGCTGATATGTGTCTCCAcgtctcacactggtcagatcatCAGACAAATAGATACAGGAATGTGCAGTGTTTGGGTCCAGAatgacaggactgaagtggaccttctccttcatcttctcccagactctgaaggacaggttgcccaggtgtttggcctcATCTATCAGCACTCCTGAGACCAGCTGTGGATCTGACAGTGAGCTCTGGGTTCTGGCTCTGGTCTGAGTGGGTTTATAACTGTTGAGGAATGACacgttgtgtttctgcaggtcttcttcaacagcagagatactgtctgacagagaggagatctgctcctgaatcctcttcatctctctgctcatagtcttccccttctgctcctcttcctccctcagagctgccagtctggactcctcttcctctttcaggaactggtggagcttgttgaactctgctctgatctgcttctctgtggacaacagctgcttcttggagtgttgaatcatttcattgtataTTTCCTCcactttttcatatttgttcCTCTTGTCCTGTAGAGACTTTAAGTCAGATTTCAGCTGGTCCTTCAGGTCACTGACTGCTTCTTCTACAGGAACCACCTTGTGACCGTGGTGGAGAGAAACCTCACAAACAggacacacagctctctgttcatctttacaGAACAATTTAGGCTCTTCTTGATGTTTGCTacacaccacctccaccttcttttctcctttttctgtctcagatgATCCAGCTTTCTGTCTCCCAGCAAAGGAGTCAGCTAGTTCCTTCAGTGAAAAGCTCACCCCAGGATCGTCTTTGgaggattttcttttacaaatgggacagtttttgtttttagcttgttcCCAGAATTTTTGCAGACAGCTTGaacagaagctgtggctgcagctcagagacacagGATCTCTAAAagtctctgaacacacatgGCAGCTCAGGAAATGTTCAAAAAGAGCAATTTTCTCAgccattttctttgttgtgtaAATGATCTTTCAACAGTCAGACTCACCAAGTTATTGTTCCTTCACTTGATCACTTCAAATCCTTCATATGAGTGTTTTCCAGCAGAGATCTCACAACCTGTAATGGCGTGTCAGCTCTGATCAACAATGTCAAAATCTACTTTCATTTGTACTCActtataaacatgaaataagGAGAGGATGGACCTTTACTCCTTCAGGGAGGCGTGAACATTTCAACTGACTGGCACTAAACCAGctttacaacatttttctttctcaaccAACAGGAACATGTACCAAGAAGCATTATCTATCCACATGtcagtttgactttgtttattccttttttctttttttttaattctcagGTTGAACAATTTAttactgttttgtcttttctcaaaatgtccTCATTCAGTtacaatttcatatattttcctGTTCAGGGTCACACAAGGAGGACTTGAGTCTGTCCCATCATGCAGTGGTTGAAAGATCATTATCATAAGATTAACAGCTGAGAttgaaatgttcctgaatgCAGAGCTGCAGGCTGACTCAGAGTACACCTCTTTTATGTTGATTTCATTAAGGGTTggtgaaatatttaaatcaacTTTGTGTGTTTAAGCTGCAGCTCATAAGTAGCCTTAATCACATGAACATAGCATGTGGCTTATTTTGtttcaaaatgattattttctttattttcttaattattttaatatctgttctctgttttttaGACAACTGGAGAGTGATCAGCAGTCCCTGAGCGTGTAGCCTTTAAGCATTACTCACTTCTATGttgttaaataaactaaatatctgtAGATTTCTCTTTGAGTACCAGAGGACCTGACAACCTTATCTTTACTTCTACTGTATTGTAGGATGTGGCTGCTgctatgttttgtttattatctTGATTTTATgcaacattgtttttatttattgtctattAATGTTCTTTGATTGTCCACCTTGATGTTTGTTTCttgattatattttttagtAGATGGACAATTTTAATGTTGATTGTCTTCAGGTGTTAGCCCagttttttatacatttcagtcaagtcactttttatctttatcttttatgaTACTGATGCTCTATCTCACTTAGTTCCTGTGGATGGTTTTTCCCCCTCTCTACACGATGTGGCGGTGTTGTGCACAATCACactttctctgctttctgtgttgacagaaacaaacagcattCAGATGGAAGACAGTGAGATTTTAGCACCCCAAACTTTTGGATAAATGTGAGGCTTTATTTAAGCCCTTTCCCTACTGTACTCGCTAGCATGTCAACAGTGATACCAATGGATGCTTTAGGGTTTCCAGTTTCATTCAACACCATGGTCTTCTATCTAGGGTCAATGCTAACCTGAATAAATGTAGTCTACTGTTTTGTGTCCCTGCCACTTACCAgtccctctgctgtctgtccctTATCATGTCGAGCCTGTGGATGCTCATCAGGTTCAACTTCCACCTGTTCCTCAACACTTTGGCCGATGTCTAGGACTACATCTGCTAGTGGTGCAGTTGTAATGCAGCCAAAAATCTCTGTgagctttttacattttgatgcatCAGTCTCGAGAGACTTggctttcttttcctttaactTTTCCCATCCACCTTTCTCCTTACGTTTTCTGCTTGCCATTATTGCAACACAACTAATGATTTTACTCTTctttgtcagtttttattttttacatttagcaAACCAATTATCGTATTAGCGCCCCCTGCTGTTGGCTATTGCGTTATTGACTTTTTGGTGACTTTTCCAGAAAGGTCAGATTGCCAGTCTGCTCCTGGACGGTAATGACGTCTCAGCTCTGGTCAACAATGTcaaaatctgctgtcagttcCTGTTTATAGAGGTGAAAACTGCTCTGTAACTCTgtcaccagcagatggcgccaACATGTCCCTCAGAGTCAAATACATAACTgtaaactaaagaaaacaaatcaaactccATTGTActggtgtttgtttcttttattctgaTCATCATCTCAACATTGCAGTTTATCAATCCATGTGTACACcaccaaaatgacacacacagtctgcagaaGCTCTGTCAGaattaaacactgaattaaaataaaactatattaaaactCTTGTTtccaaagaataaaacaacacattcacaacaGAAATAACTCATCAAAAGACTCAAGAacataaaaatctaaatgtgatgactgaaactgtcacaaaactgaaacaatcaaaGCATTCAGTACAGTGGATATATACTACTATACAATGTTGTTTGACTAAAAACAAGATGCTGATAACCAGGATAATTAACAGCTTTGATTTGTAAAGTTTGTGGCCTGATGATGTGATACAGTTTCAGCATTTTgtagtcatattttcttgtcgattcatctttattttaagaGGTGACACAACTAACTTACACACTAATCATCAGAGCAATCAGTGTATTTAACAACATCAGTAAATATTCTGTTGAAATTCATTACAAAGTCAGCATAATATCAAAAGCAGGAGTCACCATCgttaatacatttattctaaagagaaaataaataaatcctgaaCGGCTCAACGTCTTTAAAACAAATCAGATGAGAACAAAAGTTTAGGTGTTCAtgattttacataaatataaaaatataaaaatcatatCTGTGACAACAAATCAGATCTGttgaataacaaaataacaaataataatcaatcagaGCCAGAATGATTTTTGATACACTGAACAACTGAGACTCtgagtttaaagtgtaaaaaaatgaattaactcatcaaaacattgatttctagttacaatgaaagtttaaaaagttccccacctgtattatttcatacagtcattacagtgtttattatatctatattatattgtgttatgaataaaaaaaaagatgctacTAACCAGGtttaaaagttataataaaaacagatttgatttgtatatttataaaagTTCAACCTCAGATGATGTAATACAGTCTCAGTGATACAGTGATGATTTTCGTTTCTggatcaaactttatttatcttgATAATGTGATTGAAGTCAGAATATATAGGTGATAGTTTTAATActcttttaaaagtgttttttttttattgaaaactaTTATTcacatgtgtctgttttgtacATTAAAACCAGTTTGGATCATTTGTTTCATTGAGCAACAACATTCAGTGACCCTCAACATGAATTCAAATCTACctcagacaaaagaaaaaataataaaaaagtaaaatcaaaatgttgataacaCAAACCTTCCTGAACATCACAGAGAAATCTCAGTTTGACAGATTTTGATATCAGTGGTTTTAGCATCACCAACTGATACAATAGTGAAATAAGGgaagagtttctcagtgaaagtgtctctgtgagtgtaGATGTGAGTCTCGTCTTCAGGGTCGTAGAAGGACACCTCCCCCCTGTCATAGTCCAGCTGGactctgatcctctggagaCTCTTCTTCACTGTGACAGTCTTAACAAGACCATTAGTGTATTTTCCATCATCATACATTAAACACCAGATTCCATATTTTGGTGAAGCTTTTCGCTCTCCCTTCCTGTCAACTGACTCTTTAGCCAAACCCACATTCCAGCGAGGATGgtctcccacctccacctcccagctGTGTTTCCCTGAGCTGAAGCCCTCAGAGCCCAGAACATTGGAATAATTAGTGTTTCTCTCTGGATTATCAGGGAGCTGCTGCTTTGTGTCTCCTtgtctcacactggtcagatcatCAGACAGATAGAGACTGCGGGCTGCAGTGTTTGGGTCCAGAATAACAGGACTGAAGTGgaccttctccttcatcttctcccagactctgaaggacaggttgcccaggtgtttggcctcATCTATCAGCGCTCCTGAGACCAGCTGTGGATCTGACAGTGAGCACTgggctctggctctggtctgAGTGGGTTTATAACTGCTGAGGAATGACacgttgtgtttctgcaggtcttcttcaacagcagagatactgtctgacagagaggagatctgCTCCTGAAtactcttcatctctctgctcataGTCTTCCCCttttgctcctcttcctccctcagagctgccagtctggactcctcttcctctttcaggaACTGGTGGAGCTTGTTGAACTCTGCTCTTATCTGCTTCTCTGTGGACAAAAGCTGCTTCTTGGAGTgttgaatcatttcattgtatgttttctccacttgtttgtatttttccctCTTGTCCTGTAGAGGCTTTAAGTCAGATTTCAGCTGGTCCTTCAGGTCACTGACTGCTTGTTCTACAGGAACCACCTTGTGACTCTGGTGGAAAGGAAACTCACAGACAGTacacacagctctctgttcatctttacaGAACAATTTAGGCTCTTCTTGATGTTTGCTACACACCACTTCCaccttcttttctgttttttctgtctcagatgatccagctttctgtctctcagaaAAATAGTCAGCTAGTTCCTTCAGTGTGAAGTCCACAAGTAGATTATCCTTTgaagattttcttttacaaatgggacagtttttgtttttagcttgttcCCAGAATGTTTGCAGACAACTTGAACAAAATTTAtggctgcagctcagagacacaggatctctgaaagtctctgaacacacatgGCAGCTCAGGTAACGTTCAAGAACAGCATCTTTCTCAGCCATTTTCTCTGTTGTCTAAATTATCAATAGTCAGACTCACCAAGTTACTGTCCCTTCATTTGATCGCTTCAAATCCTTCAAACGAGTGTTTTCCAGCAGAGATCTCACAACCTGTAATGGCGTCTGAGCTCTGATCAACAATGTCAAAGTTTACTTTCATTTGTACTCActtataaacatgaaataagCAGAGTATGGTGCTTCACTGTTTCAGGGAGGAGTGAACATTTCACTAAATCAGCttaacaacatttttctttctcaactAGCAGGAACATGTaccaggaaacattttatatcaacatgtcagtttgactttgtttactcctcttttttttttttattgtcaggtTGAAcaattcattgttgttttttcttttctccaaatgtCCTCATGCTGATCCCCCTCAGAGTGATCAGCAGTCCCTGAGCCTATAGCCTTTAAGCATTACTCACTTCTATGATGTTAAATAATCGAAATATCTGTAGATTTCTCTCTGAGTACCAGAGGACCTGACAACCTTATCTTTACTTCTACTGTATTATAGGATCTGGCTGCTGCTATGTTTTGCTTATTATCTTGATTTTATgtgacattgtttttatttattgtatattaatgttctttGATTGTCCAccttgatgtttgtttgttgattaTATTTATTAGTAGATGGACAATTTTAATGCTGACTGTCTTCAGGCGTTAGCccagttttttattcatttcagtcAAGTcactttttatctttatcttttatgaTACTGATGCTCTTATCTCACTTAGTGCCTGTGGATGGTTTTCCCCCCTCTCTACACGATGTGGCGGTGTTGTGCACAATCACACTTTCCCTGCTTGCTGTGttgacagaaacaaacagctcTCAGATGGAAGACAGTCAGATTTTAGCTCCCCAAACTTTTGGTTAAATGTGGAGCTTCATTTAACCCCTTTCCTTACTGTACTCGCTAGCATGTCAAAAGTAATACCAATTGATGCTTTAGGGTTTCCAGTTTCATTCAACACCACAATCTTCTATCTACCTGCAGAAGTGAGCTCGCTATAACAAAGAGATTAATTTGTAacgtgtttatttatttattttttcatattggCTTGACAGCAAGATGTAATAATTTAATTGTAACAGCAGTAAACTGTAtgatatttttcatcatcatattaTGCAAATCCAATTGATAAAAGGGTCAATGGTaacctgaataaatgaagtCTACTGTTTTGTGTCCCTGCCACTTATCAgtccctctgctgtctgtccctCATCATGTCCAGCCTGTGGATGCTCATCAGGTTTAACTTCCACCTGCTCCTCAACACCGACGTCTAGGActacatctgctgctgctgcagttttaaTGCAGCCACAAAGCTCTGTGAGCTTTTTACTAGGGATGTTCCGATATTCCCAAACCCTTAATTtacgataccgatatcacccgataccgatatttgcaggctttttacaccaaaactgtcagataacaacataacatatctccttttgttgaattaacacattatgcctaattttattgtgaggccccgctggatgcatacataaatgcaacatggcattccaaatgtaaacactgtctgtgcaaaataagagaacaacttcaatttaagttagGGAAAAAAGTgtcaatatggcactgccatatttattatgctgctttgcagtcattgcaaattacTAATTTAatatccgtagggaacacttggaaatagctccaaaccacagacataagccccgtttctggaggcgggaccttttataggaacgtcctctcactcggtcctctcagctgttgtgtctctagcagagtaggacccagataggacccaccggactctgacggtgacgtcacagaggcgactcgccaaaagcataacagagaaaacaacgaggaggtaaacctcgtttctgtttgtgtgttcgtgtacatggcggtggacgctatgaacttgttcgCCACGGTTAGCAACCCACGAGttcagcgtgttgttgttgttatacttCATCAAGCGCAAACGTCCCATGCTGTGTTCATGCAGgttcggaaatgctgaagcctacaaaacaaatatcggttataaaaacctgataccgatacttcccgatattacatttttaagtgaatatcggccgataatatcggagggccgataatatcggacatccctactttttacattttgatgcatCAGTCTCGAGAGACttggctttcttttcttttaactttttccATCCACCTTTCTCCTTACGTTTTCTGCTTGCCATTATTGCAACACAACTAATGATTTtactctttgtcagtttttttttttttttttacatttggcaAACCAATTATCGTATTAGCGCCCCCTGCTGTTGGCTGTTGCGTTATCGGACTTTTTGGTGGACATTTCCAGAAAGGTCAGATTGCCAGTCTGCACCTGGACGGTAATGACATCTCATCTCTGATCAACAATGTTCGTTTTATATTGGACTATATCTATGATGCCTTTGTACTTTGTTTGAATGATGTATTATTTGGTTTTACAAATTATAGGAGACACTTAGACGATGTATTTTTTCTATGTAATCTCATCGTATTCCTGGCCAAGTATTATATTCTTaaatgtaaagtgttaaaaactaAACCTTCCTTTTGTGCCTTTAAAAATGAGGCAGAGTCCTACATTTCAtatcatcataaaacatattgtttctgtaaatgatgCTTGTTGAACCAATaaaactttataaaaaaattttttaaaatctgctgtcagttcCTGTTTGTAGAGGTGACTGCTGCTCTGTAACTCTgtcaccagcagatggcgccaAAATGTCCCTAAGACTCAAATACTTTACTgtaaactaaagaaaacaaatcaaactccattgtactgctgtttgtttcttttattttgatcaTCATCTCAACATTGCAGTTCATCAATCCTTGTATACACcaccaaaatgacacacacagtctgcagaaGCTCTGTCAGatttaaacactgaattaaaataaaactatattaaaacacttgtttccaaagaataaaacaacacattcacaacaGAAATAACTCATGAAAAGACTCaagaatataaaaatctaaacCTGATGACTGAAACtgtcacaaaactgaaacaatcaaaGCATTCAGTACAGTGGATATATACTACTATACAATGTTGTTTGACTAAAAACAAGATGCTGATAACCAGGATAATTAACAGCTTTGATTTGTAAAGTTTGTGGCCTGATGATACAGTTTCAGCATTTTgtagtcatattttcttgtggattcatctttattttaagaGGTGACACAACTAACTTACACACTAAATCTATTTTTTTGAAAGCAAAGAAAGCATCAGAGCAATCAGAGTATTTAACAACATCAGTAAATATTCTGTTGAAATTCATTACAAAGTCAGCATAATATCAAAAGCAGGAGTCACcttctttaatacatttattctaaagagaatataaataaatcctgAACGGCTCAAAGTCTTTAAAACAGATGAGAACAAAAGTTTAGGTGTTTAtgattttacataaatataaaaataaaatacaatatctgTGACAACGAATCAGATCTGTtgaagaacaaaagaacaaataataatcaatcagaGCCAGAATGATTTTTGATACATTGAACGACTGAGACTCTgagtttaaagtgaaaaaactgaattaactCATCAAAAGATTGATTTCTAATTacaatgaaagtttaaaaagttccccacctgtattatttcatacagtcattactgtgtttattatatctatattatattgtgttctgaataaaaacaagatgctaCTAACAAGGtttaaaagttataataaaaacagattttgtaCCTTTATAAAAGTTCAACCTCAGATGATGTAACACAGTCTCAGTGATACagtgatgatttattttctggatcaaactttatttatcttgATGATGTGATTGAAGTCAGAATATATAagtaatagttttaataatctTTTAAAAGTGACTTTTCTATTGAAAGCAATTATTGAGGTTCAAATTGTTTTGTACATTAAATAATGgttaatttgtttaattgattaaaaaaagaagagtaaaagtccctcaacactaaatcaaatctgcttcagacaaaagaaaaaagttaaatcaaACACAAACCTTCCTGAACATCACAGAGAAATCTCAGCTTGACAGATTTTGATATCAGTGGTTTTAGCATCAACAGCTCGTCCAATACTGAAATAAGGgaagagtttctcagtgaaagtgTCTCTGTAAGTGCAGATGTGAGTCTCGTCTTCAGGGTCGTAGAAGGACACCTCCCCCCTGTCATAGTCCAGCTGGactctgatcctctggagaCTCTTCTTCTTTGTAACAGTCTTACTAAGACTATTAGTGTATTTTCCACTGCGATGCATTAAACACCAGAATCCATATTTTGGTGTAACTAATATCTTTCCCTTCCTGTCAACTGATTCTTTAGCTAAACCCACAGTCCAGAAAGGATGgtctcccacctccacctcccagctGTGTTTCCCTGAGCTGAAGCCCTCAGAGCCCAGAACAGAGGCATACTTAGTGTTTCTCTCTGGATAATCGGGgacctgctgctctgtgtctccctgtctcacactggtcagatcatcagacagatagagacatggatgtgcagtgtttgggtccagaataacaggactgaagtggaccttctccttcatcttctcccagactctgaaggacaggttgcccaggtgtttggcctcATCTATCAGCGCTCCTGAGACCAGCTGTGGATCTGACAGTGAGCtctgggctctggctctggtctgagtgggtttataactgctgaggaatgacatgttgtgtttctgcaggtcttcttcaacagcagatatactgtctgacagagaggagatctgctcctgaatcctcttcatctctctgctcatagtcttccccttctgctcctcttcctccctcagagctgccagtctggactcctcttcctctctcaggaACTGGTGGAGCTTGTTGAACTCTGCTCTGATCTGCTTCTCTGTGGACAACAGCTGCTTCTTGGAGTgttgaatcatttcattgtatgttttctccACTTTTTCATATTTGTCCCTCTTGTCCTGTAGAGGCTTTAAGTCAGATTTCAGCTGGTCCTTCAGGTCTCTGACAGCTTGTTCTACAGGAACCACCTTGTGACCGTGGTGGAGAGAAAACTCACAGGTAggacacacagctctctgttcATCGTTACAGAACAATCTAGGCTCTTCTTGATGTTTGCTacacaccacctccaccttcttttcttctttttctgtctcagatgATGCAACATTCAGTCTCCCAGCAAAGGAGTCAGCTAGTTCCTTCAGTGTGAAGTCCACAGGTGGATGATCATTTgaagattttcttttacaaatgggacagtttttgtttttagcttgttcCCAGAATTTTTTCAGACAGCTTGAACAAAATTTgtggctgcagctcagagacacaggatctctgaaagtctctgaacacacatgGCAGCTCAGGAAACTTTCAACAAGACCAATTTTCTCAGCCATTTTCTCTGTTGTCTAAATGATCT harbors:
- the LOC133979663 gene encoding zinc-binding protein A33-like encodes the protein MAEKIALFEHFLSCHVCSETFRDPVSLSCSHSFCSSCLQKFWEQAKNKNCPICKRKSSKDDPGVSFSLKELADSFAGRQKAGSSETEKGEKKVEVVCSKHQEEPKLFCKDEQRAVCPVCEVSLHHGHKVVPVEEAVSDLKDQLKSDLKSLQDKRNKYEKVEEIYNEMIQHSKKQLLSTEKQIRAEFNKLHQFLKEEEESRLAALREEEEQKGKTMSREMKRIQEQISSLSDSISAVEEDLQKHNVSFLNSYKPTQTRARTQSSLSDPQLVSGVLIDEAKHLGNLSFRVWEKMKEKVHFSPVILDPNTAHSCIYLSDDLTSVRRGDTYQQLPDNPERLFKYANVLGSEGFSSGKHSWEVEVGDHPDWNVGLAKESVDRKGERFVSPKYGIWCLWHGDGKYTNGLGKTVTEKKSLQRIRVQLDYDRGEVSFYDPEDETHIYTYRDTFTEKLFPYFSVGPAGDAKTTEIKICQTEISL
- the LOC133979665 gene encoding nuclear factor 7, brain-like, whose product is MAEKDAVLERYLSCHVCSETFRDPVSLSCSHKFCSSCLQTFWEQAKNKNCPICKRKSSKDNLLVDFTLKELADYFSERQKAGSSETEKTEKKVEVVCSKHQEEPKLFCKDEQRAVCTVCEFPFHQSHKVVPVEQAVSDLKDQLKSDLKPLQDKREKYKQVEKTYNEMIQHSKKQLLSTEKQIRAEFNKLHQFLKEEEESRLAALREEEEQKGKTMSREMKSIQEQISSLSDSISAVEEDLQKHNVSFLSSYKPTQTRARAQCSLSDPQLVSGALIDEAKHLGNLSFRVWEKMKEKVHFSPVILDPNTAARSLYLSDDLTSVRQGDTKQQLPDNPERNTNYSNVLGSEGFSSGKHSWEVEVGDHPRWNVGLAKESVDRKGERKASPKYGIWCLMYDDGKYTNGLVKTVTVKKSLQRIRVQLDYDRGEVSFYDPEDETHIYTHRDTFTEKLFPYFTIVSVGDAKTTDIKICQTEISL
- the LOC133979684 gene encoding zinc-binding protein A33-like → MAEKIGLVESFLSCHVCSETFRDPVSLSCSHKFCSSCLKKFWEQAKNKNCPICKRKSSNDHPPVDFTLKELADSFAGRLNVASSETEKEEKKVEVVCSKHQEEPRLFCNDEQRAVCPTCEFSLHHGHKVVPVEQAVRDLKDQLKSDLKPLQDKRDKYEKVEKTYNEMIQHSKKQLLSTEKQIRAEFNKLHQFLREEEESRLAALREEEEQKGKTMSREMKRIQEQISSLSDSISAVEEDLQKHNMSFLSSYKPTQTRARAQSSLSDPQLVSGALIDEAKHLGNLSFRVWEKMKEKVHFSPVILDPNTAHPCLYLSDDLTSVRQGDTEQQVPDYPERNTKYASVLGSEGFSSGKHSWEVEVGDHPFWTVGLAKESVDRKGKILVTPKYGFWCLMHRSGKYTNSLSKTVTKKKSLQRIRVQLDYDRGEVSFYDPEDETHICTYRDTFTEKLFPYFSIGRAVDAKTTDIKICQAEISL